One Candidatus Binatia bacterium genomic region harbors:
- a CDS encoding GreA/GreB family elongation factor produces MLAFASAELDTGFREIDDMGTRTRTRPDTSRKPGRITPEGKRLLEERAEELRAESRVMAENVRIAAAEGDRSENAEYIYGKMKLGQIHQKMRFLGNRLEVLETVPQPAPDDGRVHFGCWVEIEDDDDESHSFRIVGPDETDRGENYVSTDSPMAQALLGKSLDDEVLIKRPIGDLDAVIVGIFVRDPNHTLP; encoded by the coding sequence GTGCTGGCATTTGCGTCCGCGGAACTCGATACTGGATTCAGAGAAATTGACGATATGGGCACTCGAACACGAACACGACCGGATACCTCCCGAAAACCGGGTCGAATTACACCGGAAGGGAAGCGCCTGCTCGAGGAGCGGGCGGAGGAGTTGCGCGCCGAGAGCCGGGTGATGGCCGAAAATGTACGGATCGCAGCCGCCGAGGGTGATCGCTCCGAGAACGCAGAGTATATCTACGGGAAAATGAAACTCGGTCAGATTCACCAGAAGATGCGCTTTCTGGGGAACCGCCTCGAAGTCCTGGAGACGGTCCCGCAGCCTGCACCGGATGATGGGCGAGTTCATTTCGGGTGTTGGGTCGAGATCGAGGATGACGACGACGAAAGTCATTCTTTTCGCATTGTCGGCCCCGACGAGACCGACCGCGGCGAAAATTACGTGAGCACGGATTCTCCGATGGCGCAGGCTCTTCTGGGTAAATCCCTGGACGATGAGGTCTTGATCAAGCGCCCGATCGGCGACCTTGATGCGGTCATCGTGGGGATTTTTGTTCGAGACCCCAACCACACCCTCCCCTAG